One Thioclava sp. ES.031 genomic window, GCGATCTGCTGCGCGATGCCGGGAATGCTGTTCTCGGGGGCGAGCGTGTAGCCGGGCAGGGCGACGGTCCAGCCCTGTGCCAGCGCGCCTTGCGCCAGATGGGACCACATGTCCTTGCTGAATTTCAGCCAGTAGCCGCCGTGCACGAAGACTACGAGCCCCTTGGACGCGCCTTCGGGGCGGAAGAGGTCGATCTTTTCTCGGGGCGCTTCGCCATAGGCTACCTCGCTCATCCGATCGGCATGGCGCGACCGGAATTCCGCGGCGCGCTTGGCCCAGAGATCGGGGTAGCTGCTGCCATTCTCGATATAGCCGCCGTTCTCGAAAGCGTCTTCCCAGTCGATCCCGCTCAGGTCTTCCATGTTCCCTCCCGCTCGTTTCGCGTCCCATTCGGAGACAGAGCATATCCCACGGGATATTGCGAGGGCATGGTTGCGCGGGTAGCGTGCGCCGGAGCCGAAACTCTCGTGATCCATCAGCCGATTGCCGGGTTTCGAGACGCGCCGACAAGGCCGCGATTATCTGAGGGAGAGACCCATGGCGAACCTGCCGAGAAAGCATCTTTTCGATCTGCCCGAGGGGGTGATCTATCTCGACGGGAACTCGCTCGGGCCGCTGCCGCGCGGCGTGGCGGAGCGGCTGGAGAGCTGCGCGCGCGACGAATGGGGGCAGATGCTGATCCGGGGCTGGAACGAGGCGCACTGGATGGATCAGCCCGCCCGCGTCGGCAATCGGATCGGTCGGCTGATCGGTGCGCCGGAGGGCTCGGTCGTGCTGGGCGATACGCTCTCGATCAAGGTCTATCAGGCGCTGGCCTCGGCGCTGGAAATGCGGCCCGACCGCAAGGTGATCCTGTCGGACAAGGGCAACTTCCCGACCGATCTCTACATGGCGGATGGGCTGATCCGTTCGCTCGGTCGCGGGCACGAGCTGCGCACGCCCGCACCCGAGGACGTGGCCGACGCGATCACCAAGGAGGTGGCGGTGGTGATGCTGACGCAGGTCGATTACCGCACCGGACGGATGCACGATTTCGAGGCGATCACCCGCAAGGCCCACGCGGTCGGCGCTGTGATGATCTGGGATCTCGCCCATAGCGCGGGCGCGGTGCCGGTGGACATGACGGCGAACGGGGCCGAATTCGCCGTCGGCTGCACCTATAAATATCTCAACGGTGGCCCCGGCGCCCCGGCCTTCATCTATGTCCGGCCCGACATCGCTGACACGGTGCGCCCGGCGCTCAGCGGCTGGCTCGGCCATGAGGCGCCCTTCGCCTTCGATCTCGACTATCGCCCCGGCCGCGCGGTCGAGCGGATGCGCGTCGGCACGCCGCCGGTCCTGCAGATGACCGCGCTCGAAGAGGCGCTCAAGGTCTGGGATAGGCTGACGATGGCGGAAGTGCGTAAGCGCTCCGTCGCGCTGTCGGAGCTGTTCATCCGCGAGGTCGAGGTGCGCTGCCCCGAGCTGACGCTGCTCAGCCCGCGCGACCCGGAGGCCCGCGGCAGTCAGGTGTCGTTCGGTTTCGCCGAAAGCTACGCCGTCGTTCAGGCCTTGATCGCACGCGGGGTGATCGGAGATTTCCGCGCGCCCGATGCGATGCGCTTCGGCTTCACGCCCCTTTATCTCGATGAAAGCGACGTGACGCGCGCCGCTGAAATCCTCGGCGATGTGATGGCGCAGCGGGCCTGGGACACGCCTGCGTTCAAGGCGCGTGGGCGGGTGACATGAGCGGGGCGTGCGATCGCGGGAATGCGGGCTTTGGGCGACGCGGTCGCAAAGGTCAATTTCCACCAAGGCACCGCTGTCGTCTAGAATAGGGCGGAAGGCTGATTTGCGGAAAAGGTGCGTCATGCCGGACATTCTGACGATCACGCTCAAACCGGCGGTCGATTACGCAACCGCGACCGACCATGTCGAGGCCGGTCCCAAGCTCTATTGCCGCGAGCCGCGGATGGATCCGGGCGGAGGGGGTGTCAATGTCGCGCGGGCGATCGCGAAGCTGGGCGGAGAGGTGCGCGCGTTTGTCGTGGTCGGCGGGACCATGGGGGATCGTCTCCTGTCACTCTTGGCGGCAGAAAACGTCCCTGTATTGGAATGTCGGGTGGCGGCGGAGACGGGGTACAGCCTTGCGGTGACCGATGCCGAGACGAGCGAGCAGTTCCGCTTCACCCTGCCGGGCGGCTCGCTGAGCGACACCGACGCCCGCATGATCCTGGAGCAGATATCGCAGGCCGTGCCGCAGGACGGTTTCGTCGTGCTGAGCGGCGGTGTCCCGAAAGGGCTTCCCGTCGATTTTCCGCAGCAGGTGCAGGCGGTGGTCGCTGAGCGCAACGGGCGTCTGGTTGTCGACACCTCCAAGGCACCGCTTCAGCACCTGATCCATCACCCCGCAGCCCCTTTGGATGTCCTGCGGCTCGATCGCGGCGAAATGGAAACGGCCTCCGGCCGCGAGATACGGTCGATTGCAGACAGCCTCGCTTTCGCGGACGAGCTTGTGCGCCGCGGCGTCGCGCGGATCGTGATTTCCGGTCATGGCGCGGAGGGGTCCGCGATGGTCGCAGGCGATCAGAGGGTCTTTTGCCATGCGCCCGAGGTGCCGGTGCGCAGCAAGATCGGGGCAGGGGATGCGTTTCTCGGCGCCTTCACGCTCTCGCTTGCGCGGGGCGAGCCCCCCGAGCAGGCCCTCACATGGGGCGTTGCCGCGGCGGCTGCGACAGTCGGGACAGAGGGAACGGCGCTTCTCGACGCGCCCGAGACCGAGGCCCTGATGCCCCAATGCAGGTTGGAAATTTGCTAGGTAGAAAGCCGCGTGCGTCGCGCTGATGGCCGCGATCGGCAGAGCATCCCTTCTCAAAGAGAAACGGCAGGAGTTTCCTCCTGCCGCTTCGCCTCCCGGCACGTCGTGTGGCGAGCGTCGGCCGGTTCGCGTGGAACCTCACATCGCTCAGCCTTCATGCCGGGAATTCCGGTCCCGATCTTCAGGCAAGGACTATTTCTGGGCGCTGCGCGGCGCTGTGCTTTCCGCGTTCGCAGCTTTCTCTTCGGTAAGAGTCCGGAAGAAATGAGGCCAGGCGAGGGCGGCATGGCCCTTGTTGTTCGCGATTTCATTCGTCTGGGGCTTCTTGCCCGTTGGCATTTTTTCGACAGCCATGTTCGGCCCTCCATTTTTGTCCCGAGAGATACTCGGGAAGTTCCTCTGAATGACCGAAATCTTCGGCCAGCGTCCCGGCTTCTCCTTGGGAGAAGGCGGTTTTGCGGTGCGTTCGCCCGCGTTCCGTTCCAATCGTGCCGCGCGCAAACTCGCGGTCAGAGCGCTCGTTTCCCGGCGTCGGCCTCGCGAATGAGGCGCATTGCGGCAGTCGACTTTTCCTGAGCCGTCGCGGCTCTCGGGGGCAGGTCACGGAAGACGCCGCCCAAGTCGTGGTTGCGGGGCACAGGCCCTCGCTGTTCGCAGGAACCGGCCTTTTGGAGCCGGACCCGGAACCATTCAAATCAGCTAAGTGCCATATCGCAGGCGGGCTTGCGCCCGTCGCGGCCGGCTTCGAATTCGTAGGTGACGGCCTGTCCGTCTTCGCGCTGCGAGATGCCCGCGCGCGCAAGGTCCGAAACGTGGACGAGAATATCCCACCCGCAGAATGCGGCAGTCAGGCTTGGTCAAATCAATCGTCTGACGGAAGCCGACAAAGGGAACAGGTTGCAGAAGGGAATAGCGTAGTCCGGTCTACCTACGCGAACTCGGCCCGCTTTGCAAAGGAAATAAGCGCTACGAGATCGGCCCCCGCGACCCCGCCTGCGGGCGCACAGGGTTTATATCGCGCACAATCAAGCCGTTGCGCGAAAACTCCGGCCCGCGTCTGCAAAATCCTCGTAATTTCGGTGCAAAACCCTTATGTCTGCACTCGCATATCTTAATTCTCGGACCCTGTTCCTCCCGGCTCAGCGACGATCTTGAGCTTTGTCGGGCCGCAGCTTTTCAAAGGCGGCACTAAGGAAAAGGAGCCTCATATCGGCCCATCATGCCGTGAGCCTGTTCGAGCAGACCAATCCCTCAACCCTCCTACCGGGCTGAACTGGTCGATACCGCAATTTCTGTCCCGAGCGACCTCCACGGAGCTTCGTATGTCTCAGGGACCGGACCGCGATCCGCGCGCATGGACGCTGACGCCTCGCGATCCGCTCGGGATACCAAACCGGCGCGCCCGCGCGCGCAGACCCAATTCACCGCATAGTAACGGCTTGGCCCGCACTTATGCCTCCGTGATCGCGCAACCGTCCAAATCGGAGCCGTCACGACCGCTTAGAAAGAAACGAACCTTGATCGAAATTTACTGGGGCAAACCCATCTCCCTTGTCGTGTCGCCGGACGGCGACGTCAAAACCTTCAGCACCATCGAACAGGTGCATTACTGGCTGCGCGAGAAATGGCCGGTCAGTGATACCGCACAGATCCGTGCAATTGACCGCGTCGAAGCGGCGATGGAGTGTCTGGGCACCGTGGGCGATGCGCGCCGCGCGTTCCTCGCAGCCGCGACCACCGCCGGTTTCTCGCCGCTTGATACGATGGATCACTCGATTGCAGCCTGATCATACAGCACATACGGCGCCGCGCGCGCGACGCGAACAGGCCCGGTCGGCGCCGCGGTTCGAGGGCCTGCGCTCGAAGCTCTTCGACGCGGCCTTCGGGGCGTGGACGGCTCTGCAAGCGCCAATGATCCCGGTCCTCGCATTGGCGCGGCGCCCCCGGCTCGTGCGCGCCGCCGTGCGGGTCTGGACAGGCGGGGTCTTCGCGCTCGCACGCGGGATCCTGCGGTTGCGCGTGTGCGAGCAAGGGCTCGAGAACAAACATCTCGACAGCCCCTGCATCTATGTCTGCAATCACCAATCCACCTGGGAAACGCTGGCGTTCAACCAGCTCGTGCCCGACGTCTGCATCATCGCGAAACGCGAATTGCGGCGCATCCCGATCTTCGGCTGGTTCCTCGAACATTCGCCGATGATCCTGATCGACCGCAGCGGCGGCGGGCGTGCCCTTGCTGGGATGATCACCCAGGCGCGCGAAGAGGCTGCCAAAGGCCGCTCGATCCTGATTTTCCCGGAAGGCACGCGGGTCGGTGTGACCGATCGCTGCGAATTCCAGCCGGGTCTCATCGCGCTTTATCGCAAGCTGGGCCTGCCGATCGTGCCGGTCGCGCATAACGCGGGCCATGTCTGGCGCAGGGACGTGAAGACCGGCGGCATGATCACCGTCGCCTATTTCCCGGCAATCCCGCCCGGGCTTCCGGGCGCGGAGGTGAGCGCGCAGGTCGAAGCGCTTCTCAATGTCGAGAAAGACCGCCTACCGCCCGTCCACCCCTGAGAGCCTGCGCCGCTAATGCGCACAGCTCGCCCACAGCTTGCCCTGCGCCACTCAGGTCGCGCGGATCAAGCTGCGTTGCGGCGATGGCGGCGCGCGAGCGCGGCGATCCGGCGGAATTCGTCGGCGATACTCAGCGGCAGCGTGTCGGTCGCGTCCGGCACGGCCCCGGGATCTTCCTGCCCGTCATGCATCACCTCGCGCTCGGCAATCCACGCCAGAAGGGCCTCGCGCCGCTCTGGCGGCATCTCCGCAACCAGCCGTGCCAGAATGCGGCGCTGCGCGATCAGCCGCGCCTCCAGCGTTATCAATGTCTCGTCCAGGTAGCTCATCTGGTCGCTCTCCTCGCCTCTTCCCGCTGCGGGGCTTGCGCTGGTGAGGTCAGTAATTCGCGGGCGGGTCGCTCGCCGGAAAGGTCTGGTCCATCTCCTCGTCGACGCGGTCCCATTGCCGGGGCGGGTTCCGCATCTGCCCGGGCCCTGCTGGGCGCACGTGATGCGTGCCGGCTGCGCGTCGCTGCCTGAGGATATACCCCACGGCGCCGAGGGCCGAAGCGGCAAGAAGTAGTCTGGTCAACATGTTGGGCCGCCTTCGTTCAAAGCGAGTCCCCGCGTGAGACCCGTGCGGTGCTGCACGCGAGGGTCGTCATGCCTACCCAGAAAACGCGCCCTGCAACGCCTCGTTCCATAGAGATTTCATCTGGCAAAGCATCGTGAACGCGTCGGAGCCGCCCGCAGGTGCAGGCGGCTCCGACCCGACGCCGCGTTTTATCGGGCGCCGCGCGTGAGGGGCGAATATCTCAGGCCGCCTTCTCGGCCGCGGGCGTCGCCGTGACAGGCGCGATCAGGCGCCCCCGCACTATGAGCGTCAGGGCGAGGAGGAGTAGTACCGCATCGGCAATCGGGAAGGCGAACCACAGACCTTCGATCCCCGCCAGCGCATTCATGAGGACGAGCAGAGCAGGCACCAGCAGCCACGGCTTGACCAAAGTCAGCGCCGCGGTCCGAAGCGGATGGCCCATCGCCTGAAAATGCATCGCGAGCACGAGGATCGGCCCGGTGATGACGTAGAGTGCCACCATCGGACGCAAGATCGTGGCGACCGCCGTGACGACCTCGGGGTCCTTCGAGAACATCGCGCCGAGCGCGTCGCCCGCGACGAGACAGGTCAACGCCACGCCAGCACACCAGAGAAACGCGACGGAGATGGCCATCCGCAGGGCCGCGCTGGCGCGATCCATCCGGCCCGCACCGGCGTTGTTGCCGGTGATGCTCTGGGTGCTCAGCGCGATCGCCATCTGCGGCAGATAGGCCAGCCCGAGAAGGCGCGTGACCACCCCGTAGGCGGCGATATAGCTTGCATGCCCCGCGGCGGTGGTGCCGATGACGAGAAGGACCGTGCTGCTCACCAGCGCCATCCCGATGAAGTTCAGACACAGGGGCAGCCCGAGCGCGAGGATACGTCCCCATCCCGAAAGCCAGCTGGACCGCCAAAGCGCCCCAAGCGGCAGAAGCTCGCGGTCCCGTGCGCGCACGACCAACACCAGCGCCAGGCCGAGGATCTGTGCGCTGACGGTGCCGAGGGCGGAGCCCGCCACGCCGAGCCCCAGAAGCACGATGGCCACGTAATTTGCCCCGATATTGAGCAGGTTCACGAGCACCGAGAGCGCGGCGATGAGCCCGGCGCGCCCTTCGTTGCGCAGGGCATCGGCGTGCAGCCCCAGAGCGAACTGGACCGGCGCGCCAAGGATCAGGATCAGCAGATAGCTCTGCGCCGGACCCGCGACCGCGTCGTTCCCGGCGGCGAGGGTGGAGATAAGGGCAGGGCCTGCCGTCAGCGCCAAGATGATCAGCACAGCGCTCAGGGCGAGCGCCAGCCCGTGGGCTCTTGCGAAGACGGCGCCGGCTTCCCGGCGTTGCCCGGCCCCCAGATGCCGGGCGAGCAGGCTCGACATGCCGCCGCCGCTCAGGGCGGTCAGCGCGGTGAGCAACATGACGACGGGAAAGGCCAGGCTGACCGCCGCCAGCGCCTGAGCGCCAATGAAGCGCCCGACGAAGATGCCGTCGATCACGTTCAGCAGGCCGCCCGTGGACATCACAACGGCCATCGGGAGCGCATTCGACAGGAACAATCGCCCGATAGGGCGGGTCAGAAAGCGGTTTTCAACAGTATTTGAGGCGGGTCCAACAGACATCGCTCATTCCTCCGGAGAGGCATTTCGAATTGGGGGGAGCCTGCATTGCCCACCTGTGAAATGCTTCGAGGGTGAGATGTCGTATCGCTCCGGGCTTCACCGTGACTTGCGTCTGCAGGCGGCAGGTGCCCGGCACCTTTCCCGGTCGTTACGAGAAAAACCCCGCTCGGGCAATGCGGTATGAGGGTGACCCCGCGAGATTTCGGTTTCGGGATGCCCAATGGCGACGGCGCAAAGCCCGGCCGATGGCGGGACGTGCGAGCCGCGCCCGGACCCCAGTTTTTTCTCGCATTTTCCGACAGGCGACGGCCCTGGGCGCGAGGGGCTGCGCCCGCGATGCCGCAGCGCGGCACACAGCGTCTTGACCTCCGCTCGGTGTTTCGAAACCGGTTTCGGCTTTACGAAACCGGTTTCGCAGGCCTAGTCTCTGGCCATGGAGGAGATTCGCGATACCGATCAGCAACCGTCCGAACCGGCGCCGCGCCGGGTGCGGATCTCTGATCTTGCGCAGGCGCTGGGGCTGACCAAGAGCACCGTGTCGCGGGCGCTCAACAATTATTCCGACATCTCTCCCGAGACCCGCGAGCGCGTGGCGCGCGTGGCGGCCGAGATGGGCTATGCGCCGATGCCCTATGCGCAGGCTGTGCGCACGGGGCGGGTGCGGGCGCTGGGTCTGGTGCTCGAACTCGACGCGCCGGACCGCTACGGGCCGTTCCTCACGGATTTC contains:
- the kynU gene encoding kynureninase; translated protein: MANLPRKHLFDLPEGVIYLDGNSLGPLPRGVAERLESCARDEWGQMLIRGWNEAHWMDQPARVGNRIGRLIGAPEGSVVLGDTLSIKVYQALASALEMRPDRKVILSDKGNFPTDLYMADGLIRSLGRGHELRTPAPEDVADAITKEVAVVMLTQVDYRTGRMHDFEAITRKAHAVGAVMIWDLAHSAGAVPVDMTANGAEFAVGCTYKYLNGGPGAPAFIYVRPDIADTVRPALSGWLGHEAPFAFDLDYRPGRAVERMRVGTPPVLQMTALEEALKVWDRLTMAEVRKRSVALSELFIREVEVRCPELTLLSPRDPEARGSQVSFGFAESYAVVQALIARGVIGDFRAPDAMRFGFTPLYLDESDVTRAAEILGDVMAQRAWDTPAFKARGRVT
- a CDS encoding 1-phosphofructokinase family hexose kinase — encoded protein: MPDILTITLKPAVDYATATDHVEAGPKLYCREPRMDPGGGGVNVARAIAKLGGEVRAFVVVGGTMGDRLLSLLAAENVPVLECRVAAETGYSLAVTDAETSEQFRFTLPGGSLSDTDARMILEQISQAVPQDGFVVLSGGVPKGLPVDFPQQVQAVVAERNGRLVVDTSKAPLQHLIHHPAAPLDVLRLDRGEMETASGREIRSIADSLAFADELVRRGVARIVISGHGAEGSAMVAGDQRVFCHAPEVPVRSKIGAGDAFLGAFTLSLARGEPPEQALTWGVAAAAATVGTEGTALLDAPETEALMPQCRLEIC
- a CDS encoding 1-acyl-sn-glycerol-3-phosphate acyltransferase, whose translation is MIPVLALARRPRLVRAAVRVWTGGVFALARGILRLRVCEQGLENKHLDSPCIYVCNHQSTWETLAFNQLVPDVCIIAKRELRRIPIFGWFLEHSPMILIDRSGGGRALAGMITQAREEAAKGRSILIFPEGTRVGVTDRCEFQPGLIALYRKLGLPIVPVAHNAGHVWRRDVKTGGMITVAYFPAIPPGLPGAEVSAQVEALLNVEKDRLPPVHP
- a CDS encoding DUF982 domain-containing protein, with translation MIEIYWGKPISLVVSPDGDVKTFSTIEQVHYWLREKWPVSDTAQIRAIDRVEAAMECLGTVGDARRAFLAAATTAGFSPLDTMDHSIAA
- a CDS encoding MATE family efflux transporter produces the protein MAVVMSTGGLLNVIDGIFVGRFIGAQALAAVSLAFPVVMLLTALTALSGGGMSSLLARHLGAGQRREAGAVFARAHGLALALSAVLIILALTAGPALISTLAAGNDAVAGPAQSYLLILILGAPVQFALGLHADALRNEGRAGLIAALSVLVNLLNIGANYVAIVLLGLGVAGSALGTVSAQILGLALVLVVRARDRELLPLGALWRSSWLSGWGRILALGLPLCLNFIGMALVSSTVLLVIGTTAAGHASYIAAYGVVTRLLGLAYLPQMAIALSTQSITGNNAGAGRMDRASAALRMAISVAFLWCAGVALTCLVAGDALGAMFSKDPEVVTAVATILRPMVALYVITGPILVLAMHFQAMGHPLRTAALTLVKPWLLVPALLVLMNALAGIEGLWFAFPIADAVLLLLALTLIVRGRLIAPVTATPAAEKAA